A stretch of DNA from Methylomicrobium lacus LW14:
CCTTGAAAAAGAACAAGTCCATGGAAAAACTGTCTTTCATTTTCCGCCAGCAAATCCTGCCTCTTCTGGAGGAGTATTTCTTCGAAGACTGGGAGAGGATTGCCTGGGTTTTGAATGATCACAAAAAAACCGATGGGCAAAAGTTTTTGCAAAAAGCATCGTCTGACCCTAAGAGCTTATTTGGCGACGACTTCACGGGGAACGTGCAGGATAGGCGCTGGCATATCAATGAGGATGCATTCGGCAAGATTGAAAGCTATCGCGGAATTCTCGGAGCGCTCGAATGACACCCATCGTCGTGCGCGAATATGCGCGGCTCACGACCGATGACTCGATAGAAACCAGCCTGGACCGAGCCTGCATCCCTCAATCGGCGTTCGATTGGCTGTGCCGACTGTCCGCCGGTTTCAGAACAAACGGCGCCTCGCTGCTGCATCTGGAGAATCGCCAGTGGCTGCGCCTGGACAATTTTGTCGGGATCGTGGAGACGCCGTGCGGCACGTTGTTGGAAATCCTGCCCAAACATACCGAGGCCTCCGGCGAAGCCGCCATCGAGGCCTCCCGCAAATTGTTGATCAAGATGCTGGAGGTGGCGCTCGATCTGCCGGCGCGCACCACCGAGAAAACCCATATCCAGACCTATCGCCATCCCCTGCTGGAATGGGTGATGAAAGAATTCGTGCTGGCCCTGGATCACTTGCTGAAACGCGGTTTGCGCTTCGATTACCGCCGCGTCGAGGAAGAACAGCGCTACCTGCGCGGCCGGCTGGACATGAACAAACAGTTGCGCCAGCCGCCGGGGCGCGCGCATATTTTCAATATCCGCCATGACCTGTTTCTGGCGGACCGCCCCGAGAACCGCCTGCTCAAGTCGGCCCTGATGCGTATCTGCGGCTTGACCCAGGAGGCCGATACCTGGCGGCTCTCCCACGAACTGGCCGGATTAGTGGCCGAAATCCCCGATAGTCAGAACATCGCCGCCGATTTTCGCCAGTGGCGAAGCGACCGTCTGATGGCGCATTACCAGCCGGTGCGCCCATGGTGCGAACTGGTGCTGGGCCAGCACATGCCGTTGGCGATGCGCGGAAAAACGCACGGCATCAGCTTGCTGTTCCCGATGGAAAAATTGTTCGAGCGTTATGTGGAAGTCAAATTGCGCCAGCGGCTTCCCGCTCAATATACTCTGAAAGCGCAAGCAGCTAGTCAATCGCTTTGCATCCATCAAGACAAAAACCTATTCCAGTTGCGGCCCGATTTTCTGATTCAAAGCCGTCAGAAAACCGTGTTGGTGCTGGACACCAAATGGAAACTCCTCTCGGCTGCGGATAGCGAGAATAAATACGGCCTGAGCCAGAGCGATTTCTACCAGATGTTTGCCTATGGGCATAACTATCTGCCTGGCGAGGGCGACATGATCCTGATTTATCCGAAAACCGAGAATTTTCCGGAGACCTTGCAGCCATTCAAGTTTTCAGAAAAATTGCGTTTATGGGTAACACCGTTCGATCTCGAAAAGGGCGAAATGCATTGGCCGAATGACATAAAAGCAAGCCTCTTCAATCCGTTACGGATTGCGGGATAACAAGACCTTTAACCGAAGATCGACTTTTTGGGGTTGCTATTATCCTTTATTTATGTAGCACGCGGCACTAGAAACCATTCAAGGCCATCATGAGCCTATGAGTAAACCTGGATCGGGATTTACTTTCTTGCCGTTACGGGAATTGGCAAGAGCTTTAGCTGTAATGGTTTCAAGCCGCTCCGGCGTGTACGGAATCCCTTCGCCACGATCAAGCTGGTCGTCGCCGATCTGCACGGCCGCCCGAAGCGCCGCCAGTTTTTCATCCTCTTCCCGCATCCGGCGAATGGCGTCACGGACGACTTCGGAAGCGTTGCTGTAAAAGCCTGTGCCGACCTTGCTTTGAAGATATTGCTCCATTTCGGCCGATAAGTTGATGTGCATGGTAAACCTCTATAATATACAAGATATTTACATAAAACATACATGATAAGTAGAGCCTTTGACAAGGGATTTCTCGATTTGTCATTTAATATTACTTGTGTAGATCTTGGTCAGAACCAAGACACGGCCGAAGGAAACGCTCGATGCCTTGATCGAAGACGCCAGCAATTAGGACTCTCATGGGTCAGGCTGTTGACAGCCCCGCGTATATTTTCAGTTTTGATTCAGCAAACTGATGTAACGTTAACCAATTTTTCAATTTTATCTTAGTGTCATGGAAAACCTTAAACGCCTGACCGTTCCTTGTCCAGCCCTGACGAATTCGCTATTTTTAATCCTGTTTTGCAATACCGCGTTGTGGCACGAACTCTTTAAGATCAAAGGCGGCCTATCCCTCGACACGCTCTTGTTCTATGCGCCATTTTTCCTGGTGTTAACGCTGCTGTTAAAATTGTTTTTCACGCTCTTCCGGCTGAAATATCTGTTTAAGGGCGTTCTGGTTTTATTTTTATTCGCCTCTGCAGCGATCGATTACTTCATGGTCAACTATGGAGTCGTGATTGACAAAAGCATGCTGCAAAACGCGCTGGAAACCAATACCGGTGAAGCATTCGAACTGCTGAATTGGAAGATGCTGGGGTATTTGATCGTGCTAGGCGGCATTCCCGCAGCTTTGATTGTGCGGACGAAGATCGCCTACCAACCTTTGCCACGACAATTATTGAACAATCTCAGAACCTTACTCGTTTGCGCGGCTTTGATCGGGGGACTCGGCTATTTCTTTTACGGCGATTACACGTCGATTTATCGAAACCACCGTGAACTGCGCTACTTGATTAACCCGGTCAATTTGGTGGATTCTTCGGTTTCCAATCTGAAACGCAAACTGAAAGGCCAACACGCGCTGATTCCGCTGGGCGCTGATGCAAAAATTACCGCCAACCCGAATCCATCCGGTAAAAAAAATCTGACCGTACTGGTCCTCGGCGAAACGGCGAGGGCGGCAAATTTTGCCTTGGACGGCTATCCTCGGCCAACGGACCCTTATTTGAGCCAACAACAGGTATTGAGTTTTACCAACGTGCATTCTTGCGGCACCGCGACCGCGGCATCCGTTCCTTGCATGTTTTCCAACCAGGGCCACGACCATTACGATCCGGCAAAAGCCCAATATACCGAAAACGTCTTGGATGTCTTGAGCCATGCCGGGGTCAAAGTGTTATGGCGCAATAATAACGACGGCTGCAAAGGCGTCTGCAAGCGGGTGGCGAGCGAGGATATTTCGCATTTAAAACTCGCCAACTTATGCAACGCGGAGGATTGCTACGATGAAGCGCTGCTGTATCAACTGCAGGCCTATGTGGATAAATTAACCAGCCATGGTGTGATCGTGCTGCATCAAAAAGGCAGCCACGGGCCGGGTTATAACCTGCGTCATCCGGCCAATTTCACCGTTTTTAAACCCGAATGCGAGCAGGACAATTTAAACGATTGCAGCCATCAGGAAGTGGTTAACGCCTACGATAACACCATTGCCTATACCGATTATTTTCTAGCCAAGGTCATCGAATTTTTAAAGAAAAATTCGGCTAAATACGATACCGCGATGCTCTATGTATCCGATCACGGCGAATCGCTCGGTGAAAATAATGTCTTTCTACACGGCCTGCCCTACTTTATCGCGCCGGACGAACAGAAGCATGTGCCATTGATCACCTGGTTTTCACAGGATTTTATTCGGGATCATAAAATCGATTCGGCGTGTTTGCGGCAGCATAAAGACAGCCCTTATAGCCACGACAACTTGTTTCACTCCTTATTGGGCTTAATGGGAGTGCATACGCAGGTTTATGATGCCAAGCTGGATATTTTTGCCACGTGTAAAGCGTAAACACCTGCCGCGGTGAATAGATAGACTCATCGCGACTATTCGACAGGCGCCTCGACCGTCACGACATCGCCGATTTCCTTGCCGCTCAGCGTCCAGGCAATCGGCAAACCCTTCAAGATATGAAGCGGTGACCGCTTCTTACTCTCGATCATCCAATTTCTGATCCGCTTCTTCCTCGCAAGACGAAAACGGGGGTCAGCCAAGGCCTCTCCTTGCTCCCAATAGCTTGACAAGACCTAACCAAAATCCCTCCGCTTACGCCGAAACAGGGGCAGCCCTTTCATCTGGACTAATGCGCTATCCCGCCGATTTTTATCCTGTAAATTGAGCCTAAGCGCAGTCAGAATGCGTGGTCACCCGAATGCAGGCAATCTCAAGGCAAATCAATGTACATGTATTGTACAATAATATCTTGACAAAAAATCGCAGCCCGGTAAACTTTCATTTACAGAATATAAATTTTCGACCCTTATATTGCCGAATTGTCGCCGCTTTTATTTTCTGTAGTGCTTGGCACTTAATATCCTCCCCTCAAGCCTCCCTTTCCCCCAAAGGGAGATTTTTTGCAGACGGTTGAAACATGTTGACGACGCCATCGATAAGCCTGACAATCCTGAAAAAATGTGTCGAGATGAATTTCTACCTATCCGTCATCGTGCTGATAGCGTCCGGCATCCTGTCGCTCTCGGATAACGGCTCGATCTTCGAGTTTCATACCGATCTTTATGGACCACTGGCAAATAATCTGCGCATGATGCTGGTTTATCTGGCTTTGACGGAAATTTTTCTGTGTATCGGCTGCTTTTTTTCAGGCAATACCCATTATTTTATGCTGGTCGGTTTATCTCTGACGCTGATGTCCGGGTCTTTACAGGTTTACAGCTTGATCAACGCTATTGAAGTGGATCCCAATTTATCGCTTTTTTTCGCCTATACCGGCGTATCCCATCTTGCTTTCGGCCTTTCGGCACATCTGCTGAGAGCGAATCGCCCGCACATCCAAACAAGATCCCCCCGGTCTTCGTAAATCCCGTTCGCTCATGCGATATAACCTGGATCGATTCAAGATGAATATTTTTTGGCTGCTAGCTTTTTTACTCGCGAGCTGCACAGGCTTGCCGAAAGGACTGAAACCTGTGGAAGACTTTGATGCAAACCGTTATGTGGGCACCTGGTATGAAATAGCCCGTCTGGAACAGAGCTTTGAAAAAGGCCTGGACAATATTTCGGCCCAATACACGCTCGCGAAGGACGGCGGCATCGAAGTCCTGAATCAGGGCCGGAATCAGGAAACCGGGAAATGGAAAAAGGCCGAGGGCAAGGCGTATTTTATCGACCAGCCGACGGTAGGCCGGCTCAAGGTCTCGTTCTTTGGACCCTTTTACGGCAGCTACAACATCATCGCGCTGGACAAGCAAAACTACCAATATTCGATGGTGACCGGACCGAACAGATCCTATCTGTGGATTTTGGCCAGAACCAAGACCCTACCAAAGGAAACTCTCGACGCTTTAATCGAGAACGCCAAAAGACAGGGATTTGAAACCGACAAATTGATTATGGTTAAGCAGGTTGAATAACCACGGGTGCGCACCGCGCACCACTGACAATGTCCGAAATGCTCATGCGCATTTACGGCACGGGACAATTGCCATAAATGCGAGCGAGTCTGGATTTAAGCACCGAAGAAGGTGCGCAGTGCGCACCCTACGCGGCTGATCAATAATTCCGCTGCACCGAAAACTTAGCCAGCTGAATCAAGGCGTCCTTGTATTCGGATTCCGACAGCACTTCTAGCGCATCGATCGCTTTTTCGGCTTCTTCGTCGGCGCGCCGCTCGGTGTAAGCGATTGCCTGGGTGCGCTGCACGACCGCATAGACTTCGTTGAACGCCTCGCGGTCGCCGTTCTGGATCGCGTCGATCACGATTTTCGCATCGGCCTGGTTGCCTTTTTGAATCGCATAGATCAACGGCAGCGTCGGCTTGCCTTCGGCCAGATCGTCGCCGAGATTCTTGCCGAGCTCTTCTTTGGTGGCCTTGTAATCGAGCGCGTCGTCGATCAATTGAAACGCGATACCCAAATGCTGGCCGTATTTCGCCAGCCCTTCTTCGGTCGCGGAAGACACGCCGGAGACCACCGCGCCAAGACGCATCGCGGCGCTGAACAGGATCGCGGTCTTGCGCGATATAACTTCGAGATATTTGGCTTCGGTCGTTTCCGGGTTGTTGCAGTTCAACAGCTGCAACACCTCGCCCTCGGCGATCAACGTCGTGGTTTTCGAGAGGATTTCCATCACCCGCATGTTGCCGGTGCGCACCATCATTTCGAAGGCGCGGGAATACAGATAGTCGCCGACCAGCACGCTGGCCGCGTTGCCCCAGACCGCATTGGCCGATTCCTTGCCGCGCCGCAGGTCGGATTCGTCGACCACGTCGTCATGCAGCAAGGTTGCGGTGTGAATGAACTCGATCACCGCCGCCAGGATCAGATGCTTGTCGTCGACCTTGCCGAGCGCCTTCGACGCGAGCAACAGCAGCATCGGCCGGAGGCGTTTGCCGCCGTTGCCGACGATATAATGCCCCATCTGATTGATCAGCACGACATCTGAACTGAGCTCGTCGATGATCAGTTGGTCAACAGCTCTGGCTTCGGATTTCGTTAAATTTTTGATCGATTCGAAGTCGATCGGCGCCGTTGGACTCGGGTCGATGTGTGTTTGCAATGCCATGCTAATCAGTATAAAAAATAGGATTGTTTTTGATCGTAAAGCCGCAAATCCGCTGCATACTATCTGCTCATATCTCCTTAATGAACAGCAAACTCCCCATCCTATTGAATAAAGGCTATTGATGTCAATAGATAATTTTGCTATCTTATTCGGAATAACTTGCAACCTAGCCAAATTTTAGTTGACTAGTCGGCAATTACAAATATAATAGTCTGTTCACTTTTTACAGTAAATGCTTGACGGAGCTTACTCAGATGTATGCGGTAATTCAAACGGGTGGTAAACAGTACCGGGTGGCCGAAGGTACGACCTTAAAAATAGAAAAATTGGAACTTGGTACTGGCGACAGCGTTGAATTCGACAAAGTTCTGTTGATTCAGTCAGGCGATGCAGTCAAAGTTGGCGCGCCTTTCATCGAAGGCGGCAAAGTCTCTGCGACCGTATTGTCGCAAGGCCGCCACAAAAAGATCAAGATCATTAAATTCAGACGGCGTAAGCACCACATGAAACAAATGGGTCATCGCCAATATTACACAGAAGTCCGGATTACCGGCATTTCTGCATAATTCCTAAGAGGTGTTATTGTGGCACATAAGAAAGCGGGTGGTAGTACTCGGAACGGTCGCGACTCAAACGCGAAAAGATTAGGCGTTAAACGTTTTGGCGGCGAAGTCGTCAAAGCCGGAAACATCATCGTTCGTCAACGCGGCACGCATTTCCATGCCGGCGACAACGTAGGTCTCGGCAAGGATCATACCCTGTTCGCGACAGCCGACGGTAAAGTCGTATTCCAGGTTAAAGGCGAGAAAGGCCGTAAGTTTGTCAGCATCGTTGCTGCCTAAGCCTAAACCGATAATCTAGGGCAACTCCGTAAGTCATGTTTCGGGATTTGCGTTTAGCAACCCGGAACTCCCCAAGAAAGCTCCGCAATCCATCGCGGGGCTTTTTTTGTTTTGAACGCAGGCAAACCTGCACGGCATATTTGATCCATGAAATTTGTTGACGAGGCAGAAATACGCGTTGAAGCTGGCGACGGCGGCAACGGCACCATTGGTTTCCGGCGCGAAAAATACATTCCGCTGGGCGGACCCGACGGCGGCGACGGCGGCGACGGCGGCAGCGTCTTTCTAATCGCAGTCGAAAACGTCAATACGCTGGCGGATTTTCGCTATCACGCCGTGCATCGGGCCGAGCGCGGCCAGAACGGCATGAGCCGCAATTGCACCGGCAGAAAAGGGGAGGACCATTATGTCCCGGTTCCTCTGGGCACGCGCATCAGCGACGCCGATACCGGCGAAGTGATGGGCGACTTGACCGAGGTCGGCGAAACCCTGTTGGTCGCGAAAGGCGGCTTTCACGGCCTCGGCAACACGCGCTTCAAAAGCAGTATCAACCGCGCACCGCAAAAGGCCAGCAAAGGCACGCCGGGCGAGCATCGGACGCTGCTTCTCGAAATGACGCTGATCGCCGACGTCGGCCTGCTCGGCATGCCGAACGCCGGCAAATCGAGCCTGATCCGCGCCGTGTCGTCCGCCCGCCCGAAAGTCGCCGACTATCCTTTCACGACCCTGCATCCGAATCTCGGCGTGGTTCGCGTCGACGAGATGCGCAGCTTCGTGATCGCGGACATTCCGGGCGTAATCGAAGGCGCGGCCGACGGCGCGGGTCTCGGCCTGCAATTCCTAAAACACTTGTCGCGTACCGGCCTGCTCCTGCATGTGCTCGATATCGCGCCCTACGAAAGCAGCGACGATCCGGTCAGCTCAGCGCAAAAAATCATTCACGAAGTCGAGCAATGGAGCGACGATCTGGCGGACAAACCGCGCTGGCTGGTACTGAACAAGATCGACATTCTGCCTGCGGACGAAGTCGACGAACACTGCGATGCAATCGTCGAGGCGCTGGACTGGGACGGACCGGTCTTCAAAATCTCGGCGACGAGCGGCGAAGGCACGCGCGAGTTGATGTTCGCGATCATGGACTTTTTAGAACAAGAGCGGCGCAAAGACAGTGAAGAGGAATGATTTTTCGCATGTTAAACGGATCGTCGTCAAAATCGGCAGTTCGCTGCTGACCAAAGGCGGCAAAGGCCTCGATCAAGCCGCGATTGCCGGCTGGGTCGCGCAAATGGCCGGTTTGCGCCGGCAGTCTATCGACGTGGTGCTGGTCTCCTCCGGCTCGGTCGCCGAAGGCATGTGCCGCCTGGGCCTGAAAACCCGCCCGACCACGCTGCACGAATTGCAGGCCTCGGCCGCGGTCGGCCAGATGGGGCTGGTGCGCGTATTCGACGACAACTTTCAACAGCACGACCTGCATGCCGCGCAGGTGCTGCTGACCCACGACGACCTCTCCGACCGCCGGCGTTATTTGAACGCGCGCAGCACCCTGCTGACGCTGCTCGATTTCGGCGTGGTGCCGGTGATCAACGAAAACGACACGGTCGCGACCGAGGAAATCCGCTTCGGCGATAACGATACGCTGGCCGCACTGGTCGCGAACCTGGTCGAAGCCGAACTCCTGATCATCCTGACCGATCAGCAAGGCCTTTTCACCGGCGACCCGACCGTCTACCCCGACGCGACGCTGGTTTCGGAAATCCGCGCGAACGATCCGAACCTCGATCAAATGGCCGGCGCAAGCCGCAGCGGCCTCGGACGCGGCGGCATGTCCACGAAAGTGCGCGCCGCACGCCTAGCGTCGCGCTCGGGCGCCGCCACCGTCATTGCGCCCGGCGTCGCCGAAGACGTGATCAGCCGCGTGATGGAAGGCAAAAATATCGGCACCTACTTCATCCCGGACCTGGAACCTCTCGTCGCCAGAAAACGCTGGCTGGCCGGACAACTCCAGATCAAGGGCGAATTAGTGATCGACGCGGGCGCGGTCAAGGTATTGAAAGCCAACGGCAGGAGCCTTCTGGCCGCCGGCGTCAAAGCGGTCTCGGGCCGTTTCGAACGCGGCGAACTGGTCTCCTGCGTCGACGAGGAAGGCAATGAAATCGCGCGCGGACTGACCAATTACGGCAAAACGGATGCAGAACTGATCGCCGGCAAGAACAGCGCGGAATTTGAAAAGATTCTCGGCTATGCCGACGACGCGGAAATGATACACCGCGACAACATGGTGCTGATCTAAGCGGCGCGCCAGCCGGTTACCGAACAAAAAAAAGGCCGAAACTCGAAGAGTTCCGGCCTTTTTTTGGCGTTATCGCCGTTCCGCTTTATTAAGCAAGCGCTTTGACTTTTGCGTTCAGTCTGCTTTTGCCGCGGGCAGCCTTATTCTTATGGATCAGGCCTTTGTTTACAGCGGAGTCGATCACTGGCACCGCCGTGTTGTAAGCGGCTTGCGCTTTTTCCTTGTCGCCCGCGTTAACGGCGGCAATTACTTTTTTGATGAAAGTACGCAAATTGCTGCGTTGTCCTGCGTTGCGAACACGGCTTTTTTCCGCTTGCTTCGCGCGCTTTTTAGCTTGTGCTGTATTAGCCATAGTGTCTCGACTCGTGCAAAAAACAAAATTGAGTTAAATAGACCGATCATTATCATGATAAATGATATGATTGTCAAGGCCTTAACCACAAGAACGGGACACCCTTGAGCAAACAGTTACTGAAATCGACCGCGTCGGTCGGCAGCATGACGCTGATTTCGCGGCTGCTGGGATTTGCCAGAGACATGCTGATCGCACGGCTTTTCGGCGTCGACATCGCAACCGACGCCTTTTTTGCCGCCTTCAAGCTGCCTAACTTCCTGCGCCGCCTGTTCGCCGAAGGCGCCTTCGCGCATGCCTTCGTGCCGGTATTGACCGATTACAAGGAAAACCACGACCCTCAGACGCTGAAGGATTTTATCGCCAAAACCGCCGGCACCTTGGCGTTGATTTTGACCGCGATCACCGCGCTCGGCATCCTCGCTGCGCCGCTCCTGATCACGCTGCTCGCCCCCGGCTTTGCCTGGCACAGCGCGCAGCATGAGCTGGCCGTCGAGTTGTTGCGGATCACCCTGCCTTACCTGTTTTTCATCTCGCTCACCGCGTTCCTCGGCTCGATCCTGAATGTATACGGCAAATTCGCCCTGCCCGCGCTGACGCCGGTCTGGCTGAATATCGCGATGATCGCCGCCGCGATCGAATTGAGCCCGCTGCTGGACGAGCCGATTACCGCGCTGGCCTGGGGCGTATTCGCCGGCGGCATCGTGCAATTGGCTTTTCAACTGCCGGCCGTCCTGCGCC
This window harbors:
- a CDS encoding McrC family protein, which translates into the protein MTPIVVREYARLTTDDSIETSLDRACIPQSAFDWLCRLSAGFRTNGASLLHLENRQWLRLDNFVGIVETPCGTLLEILPKHTEASGEAAIEASRKLLIKMLEVALDLPARTTEKTHIQTYRHPLLEWVMKEFVLALDHLLKRGLRFDYRRVEEEQRYLRGRLDMNKQLRQPPGRAHIFNIRHDLFLADRPENRLLKSALMRICGLTQEADTWRLSHELAGLVAEIPDSQNIAADFRQWRSDRLMAHYQPVRPWCELVLGQHMPLAMRGKTHGISLLFPMEKLFERYVEVKLRQRLPAQYTLKAQAASQSLCIHQDKNLFQLRPDFLIQSRQKTVLVLDTKWKLLSAADSENKYGLSQSDFYQMFAYGHNYLPGEGDMILIYPKTENFPETLQPFKFSEKLRLWVTPFDLEKGEMHWPNDIKASLFNPLRIAG
- a CDS encoding type II toxin-antitoxin system ParD family antitoxin, translating into MHINLSAEMEQYLQSKVGTGFYSNASEVVRDAIRRMREEDEKLAALRAAVQIGDDQLDRGEGIPYTPERLETITAKALANSRNGKKVNPDPGLLIGS
- a CDS encoding phosphoethanolamine transferase, with protein sequence MENLKRLTVPCPALTNSLFLILFCNTALWHELFKIKGGLSLDTLLFYAPFFLVLTLLLKLFFTLFRLKYLFKGVLVLFLFASAAIDYFMVNYGVVIDKSMLQNALETNTGEAFELLNWKMLGYLIVLGGIPAALIVRTKIAYQPLPRQLLNNLRTLLVCAALIGGLGYFFYGDYTSIYRNHRELRYLINPVNLVDSSVSNLKRKLKGQHALIPLGADAKITANPNPSGKKNLTVLVLGETARAANFALDGYPRPTDPYLSQQQVLSFTNVHSCGTATAASVPCMFSNQGHDHYDPAKAQYTENVLDVLSHAGVKVLWRNNNDGCKGVCKRVASEDISHLKLANLCNAEDCYDEALLYQLQAYVDKLTSHGVIVLHQKGSHGPGYNLRHPANFTVFKPECEQDNLNDCSHQEVVNAYDNTIAYTDYFLAKVIEFLKKNSAKYDTAMLYVSDHGESLGENNVFLHGLPYFIAPDEQKHVPLITWFSQDFIRDHKIDSACLRQHKDSPYSHDNLFHSLLGLMGVHTQVYDAKLDIFATCKA
- a CDS encoding lipocalin family protein, which gives rise to MNIFWLLAFLLASCTGLPKGLKPVEDFDANRYVGTWYEIARLEQSFEKGLDNISAQYTLAKDGGIEVLNQGRNQETGKWKKAEGKAYFIDQPTVGRLKVSFFGPFYGSYNIIALDKQNYQYSMVTGPNRSYLWILARTKTLPKETLDALIENAKRQGFETDKLIMVKQVE
- the ispB gene encoding octaprenyl diphosphate synthase, whose protein sequence is MALQTHIDPSPTAPIDFESIKNLTKSEARAVDQLIIDELSSDVVLINQMGHYIVGNGGKRLRPMLLLLASKALGKVDDKHLILAAVIEFIHTATLLHDDVVDESDLRRGKESANAVWGNAASVLVGDYLYSRAFEMMVRTGNMRVMEILSKTTTLIAEGEVLQLLNCNNPETTEAKYLEVISRKTAILFSAAMRLGAVVSGVSSATEEGLAKYGQHLGIAFQLIDDALDYKATKEELGKNLGDDLAEGKPTLPLIYAIQKGNQADAKIVIDAIQNGDREAFNEVYAVVQRTQAIAYTERRADEEAEKAIDALEVLSESEYKDALIQLAKFSVQRNY
- the rplU gene encoding 50S ribosomal protein L21, which encodes MYAVIQTGGKQYRVAEGTTLKIEKLELGTGDSVEFDKVLLIQSGDAVKVGAPFIEGGKVSATVLSQGRHKKIKIIKFRRRKHHMKQMGHRQYYTEVRITGISA
- the rpmA gene encoding 50S ribosomal protein L27; protein product: MAHKKAGGSTRNGRDSNAKRLGVKRFGGEVVKAGNIIVRQRGTHFHAGDNVGLGKDHTLFATADGKVVFQVKGEKGRKFVSIVAA
- the cgtA gene encoding Obg family GTPase CgtA produces the protein MKFVDEAEIRVEAGDGGNGTIGFRREKYIPLGGPDGGDGGDGGSVFLIAVENVNTLADFRYHAVHRAERGQNGMSRNCTGRKGEDHYVPVPLGTRISDADTGEVMGDLTEVGETLLVAKGGFHGLGNTRFKSSINRAPQKASKGTPGEHRTLLLEMTLIADVGLLGMPNAGKSSLIRAVSSARPKVADYPFTTLHPNLGVVRVDEMRSFVIADIPGVIEGAADGAGLGLQFLKHLSRTGLLLHVLDIAPYESSDDPVSSAQKIIHEVEQWSDDLADKPRWLVLNKIDILPADEVDEHCDAIVEALDWDGPVFKISATSGEGTRELMFAIMDFLEQERRKDSEEE
- the proB gene encoding glutamate 5-kinase, translating into MKRNDFSHVKRIVVKIGSSLLTKGGKGLDQAAIAGWVAQMAGLRRQSIDVVLVSSGSVAEGMCRLGLKTRPTTLHELQASAAVGQMGLVRVFDDNFQQHDLHAAQVLLTHDDLSDRRRYLNARSTLLTLLDFGVVPVINENDTVATEEIRFGDNDTLAALVANLVEAELLIILTDQQGLFTGDPTVYPDATLVSEIRANDPNLDQMAGASRSGLGRGGMSTKVRAARLASRSGAATVIAPGVAEDVISRVMEGKNIGTYFIPDLEPLVARKRWLAGQLQIKGELVIDAGAVKVLKANGRSLLAAGVKAVSGRFERGELVSCVDEEGNEIARGLTNYGKTDAELIAGKNSAEFEKILGYADDAEMIHRDNMVLI
- the rpsT gene encoding 30S ribosomal protein S20, with protein sequence MANTAQAKKRAKQAEKSRVRNAGQRSNLRTFIKKVIAAVNAGDKEKAQAAYNTAVPVIDSAVNKGLIHKNKAARGKSRLNAKVKALA